A section of the Chitinispirillales bacterium genome encodes:
- a CDS encoding AgmX/PglI C-terminal domain-containing protein, which produces MNKVIITIIIIIIPVFALEFILGGKGKSAQKDNFSDSTVLEKDTSIYVDSAEILKYDGIRGQTIIGQRSRANIMRGIDQNSNTIRKEYINYMRQGNKLNGGLIVRFKIISTGEIVDCKILQSDINDMIFEKNIVLTIKRWKFSEIQIENDTTIVEYPFVFEQY; this is translated from the coding sequence ATGAACAAAGTAATTATAACAATTATAATAATTATAATTCCTGTGTTTGCACTGGAATTCATTCTGGGAGGGAAAGGAAAAAGTGCGCAGAAGGATAATTTTTCTGATTCGACCGTATTGGAGAAAGATACGTCAATATATGTTGATTCTGCTGAAATATTAAAATACGATGGAATCCGCGGACAAACGATTATAGGACAGCGCAGTCGTGCAAATATTATGAGAGGAATAGACCAAAATTCAAACACAATTCGCAAAGAATATATCAACTATATGCGGCAAGGCAACAAATTAAACGGCGGACTTATAGTCAGATTCAAAATAATTTCTACCGGAGAGATAGTTGATTGTAAAATTTTACAAAGCGACATAAACGACATGATTTTCGAGAAGAATATAGTTTTAACGATAAAAAGATGGAAATTTTCTGAAATTCAAATTGAAAATGATACTACTATTGTGGAATATCCGTTTGTTTTTGAACAATATTAA
- a CDS encoding CBS domain-containing protein: protein MVDEKLLNPSGSIVIKEMITRIRVRDAMNSLVLTGKVTATMREIQNIMRESKISGVPICDDNGILTGMITVDDIIKALDGNYINDCVEKHMSKDIITLDADLPLSVAFSYFGKYQFRRFPIVDSNKKLTGIISGRDILSKMLELFNQEVGKLEEMIPEEKMISQEFYYKKYSVAAKDMTHAGNASGEIKNYCGKCGMSRNLCRRIGVAAFELEINIAVHSYGGTLSLSHKGNELQIISQDIGPGIEDIELAMQEGYSSANDWVRSYGFGAGMGLPNIKRVSDVFDIKSSKEKGTVVTATFFIDGEKHEIL, encoded by the coding sequence GTGGTCGATGAAAAACTTTTAAACCCAAGCGGTTCGATTGTTATCAAAGAAATGATTACCCGAATTCGTGTCAGAGACGCGATGAACTCGTTGGTTTTAACGGGGAAAGTAACGGCGACAATGAGGGAAATTCAAAATATCATGCGTGAAAGCAAAATTTCCGGCGTCCCTATTTGCGACGATAACGGAATTTTGACGGGAATGATCACTGTTGACGATATTATCAAGGCGCTTGACGGAAATTACATAAACGACTGTGTAGAAAAACACATGTCAAAAGACATTATAACTCTTGACGCAGATTTACCGTTGTCGGTTGCGTTTTCGTATTTTGGAAAATATCAATTCCGACGCTTCCCGATTGTTGATTCTAATAAGAAACTTACAGGAATAATTTCCGGCAGAGACATTTTGAGCAAAATGTTGGAATTGTTTAATCAGGAAGTCGGAAAACTTGAGGAAATGATTCCTGAAGAAAAAATGATAAGTCAAGAATTTTACTATAAGAAATATTCCGTCGCCGCTAAAGATATGACGCATGCAGGAAACGCTTCCGGGGAAATTAAAAATTATTGCGGAAAATGTGGAATGTCGCGAAATCTTTGCCGTAGAATAGGCGTTGCGGCATTTGAACTTGAAATAAATATTGCGGTACATTCATATGGCGGAACGCTTTCTTTGTCTCATAAAGGAAACGAATTGCAAATAATTTCACAGGACATCGGTCCCGGCATAGAAGACATAGAATTGGCAATGCAGGAAGGTTATTCGTCGGCGAACGATTGGGTGCGTTCTTATGGCTTCGGCGCTGGAATGGGGCTTCCAAATATAAAAAGAGTGTCCGATGTTTTTGATATAAAGTCAAGTAAAGAAAAAGGGACGGTTGTAACGGCAACTTTTTTTATAGACGGTGAAAAACATGAAATTCTTTGA
- the rpmB gene encoding 50S ribosomal protein L28 codes for MSKICDVCGRGPVIGGSVSHAHNVSKRVFKPNLRNIKLEIDGINQNVKICMRCLKSLSKV; via the coding sequence ATGTCAAAAATATGCGACGTTTGCGGAAGAGGGCCGGTTATCGGCGGGTCGGTTTCGCATGCTCACAATGTAAGTAAGAGGGTTTTTAAACCAAATCTTCGTAACATTAAATTAGAAATTGACGGCATTAATCAAAACGTCAAAATTTGTATGAGATGCCTCAAATCTCTGTCTAAAGTATAG
- a CDS encoding metal ABC transporter substrate-binding protein, whose protein sequence is MRLFVFLMLLFTVTQAKPVVIVSAYPIYDFVSVIAKDEVSLILLLPPNSDPHSFEPTPKDIVNIGNADIFFYISPEFEPWAQRFVKKAKSAIFVADKKHEDHYDNDKERHDPHVWLDPEEVVEIVEIIAENLKNILPENADFFEKNAKNLLTQINDLDMEYKIKFERCEHRKVFFTGHNSFVGFAKRYGLQIIPITQSFSSTSEPSAKQIAIIIDEIHKSGAKFIYYDVHSGISAAKTIAKETQTQILPLFTIHTTSRDDFAKKVHYIEYMKRNYENLLRGLQF, encoded by the coding sequence GTGCGACTTTTTGTTTTCTTAATGTTATTGTTTACGGTAACGCAGGCAAAGCCGGTAGTTATCGTGAGCGCGTATCCGATTTATGATTTTGTGTCCGTTATAGCCAAAGACGAAGTGTCATTGATTTTGCTTCTTCCGCCTAACAGCGACCCTCATTCGTTTGAACCTACTCCAAAAGACATTGTAAATATAGGTAACGCCGACATATTTTTTTATATTTCGCCGGAGTTTGAACCATGGGCGCAAAGGTTTGTAAAAAAGGCGAAATCTGCGATTTTTGTCGCCGACAAAAAACACGAAGATCACTACGACAACGATAAAGAGCGTCATGACCCGCACGTTTGGCTTGACCCTGAAGAAGTTGTTGAAATTGTTGAAATTATCGCGGAAAATCTAAAAAATATCTTGCCGGAAAATGCGGATTTTTTTGAAAAAAATGCAAAAAATTTGCTTACACAAATAAATGATTTAGATATGGAATACAAAATCAAATTTGAGAGATGCGAGCATAGAAAAGTGTTTTTTACAGGACATAATTCTTTTGTAGGGTTTGCAAAAAGATATGGTTTGCAGATAATTCCGATAACGCAAAGTTTTTCATCCACTTCCGAGCCGTCGGCAAAACAAATAGCGATTATCATTGATGAAATTCATAAAAGCGGAGCGAAATTTATTTATTATGACGTACACAGCGGTATTTCTGCGGCAAAAACGATAGCGAAGGAAACACAAACGCAAATACTTCCGCTTTTTACAATTCACACGACAAGTAGAGATGATTTCGCTAAAAAAGTACACTACATTGAGTATATGAAACGTAATTACGAAAATTTATTGCGCGGCTTGCAATTTTAA
- a CDS encoding cation diffusion facilitator family transporter, with protein MDKAKAGYVEGIISIFINTALFFIKLWASAVSGSIALAADAWHTLSDSISSIIVVAAVKLSSKKADKEHPFGHGRWEHVASLFIAVFLGVIAYEFLKNSIMRFNSGNEAVFTSVAIIVTIISIVTKEALARYAFYIGRKTENLSISADGWHHRTDALSSVVVLTGILFAKKFWWIDSVLGIIVAMMIFYATFEIMKETITKFLGEEPGQDLIDAVKKEILCVYNYDLEVHHFHIHNYVLHKELTFHIRLDKNLNIETGHKIASDIEKIIGEKFNMAVTIHVEPLYKNS; from the coding sequence ATGGATAAGGCGAAAGCAGGATACGTTGAAGGCATAATATCAATATTTATAAATACGGCGTTGTTTTTTATTAAGTTATGGGCTAGCGCGGTAAGCGGTTCAATTGCGTTGGCCGCCGATGCATGGCATACGCTTTCCGACTCAATAAGTTCAATAATTGTTGTCGCGGCGGTAAAATTATCATCAAAAAAAGCTGATAAAGAACATCCGTTCGGACATGGACGTTGGGAACATGTGGCGTCTCTTTTTATAGCTGTTTTTCTTGGCGTAATAGCGTACGAGTTTCTAAAAAATTCTATAATGCGATTTAACAGCGGAAACGAAGCGGTTTTCACATCGGTCGCCATAATTGTTACTATTATATCAATCGTTACAAAAGAAGCGCTGGCTCGGTACGCGTTTTACATAGGACGAAAAACTGAAAATCTGAGTATAAGCGCAGACGGTTGGCATCACAGAACCGACGCTTTATCCTCAGTCGTTGTATTGACAGGAATTTTGTTTGCAAAAAAATTTTGGTGGATTGACAGTGTTTTGGGAATTATAGTCGCCATGATGATTTTTTATGCAACATTTGAAATAATGAAAGAGACAATAACGAAATTTTTGGGCGAAGAACCAGGACAAGATTTGATTGATGCCGTAAAAAAAGAGATTTTGTGCGTTTATAACTACGATTTGGAAGTGCACCACTTTCACATTCATAACTATGTTTTACATAAAGAATTAACTTTTCACATCCGTTTAGATAAAAATTTGAATATAGAAACCGGACACAAAATAGCAAGCGATATAGAAAAAATAATAGGGGAAAAATTTAATATGGCCGTGACGATTCACGTTGAACCCCTGTATAAAAATTCTTAA
- a CDS encoding isoprenylcysteine carboxylmethyltransferase family protein has translation MKYIPIVELPLLIVMVLIRAAIFRRQRVKTIVFGATDKTDFVIIPIVFSFFYGISASVFDLPFPETLKNHFWNPDFLIVAAIIVCSSALVWFGVTLKIFGKSFRVGIDENTKDELVTNGTFAIGRNPIYLAFITFFIGIFTAYPNITTLVFSLLVTATIHRQILREEKFLKNHYGAQYEEYCKKVRRYV, from the coding sequence ATGAAATATATTCCCATAGTTGAGTTACCGCTCTTAATTGTTATGGTACTGATTCGCGCCGCCATTTTTAGGCGTCAGAGAGTTAAAACTATAGTATTCGGCGCAACAGATAAAACTGATTTTGTAATTATTCCTATAGTTTTTTCTTTCTTTTACGGTATATCGGCGTCGGTTTTTGATTTGCCTTTCCCAGAAACTTTAAAAAATCATTTTTGGAATCCGGATTTCTTAATCGTTGCAGCAATAATTGTTTGCTCGTCTGCACTTGTATGGTTTGGCGTTACCTTAAAAATATTCGGCAAATCATTTCGCGTGGGAATCGACGAAAACACTAAAGACGAATTAGTGACAAACGGCACGTTTGCAATCGGCAGAAATCCGATTTATCTTGCTTTTATCACATTTTTTATCGGTATTTTTACGGCGTATCCTAATATAACAACCCTTGTGTTTTCGCTTCTCGTAACCGCAACGATCCATAGGCAAATTTTACGCGAAGAGAAATTTCTCAAAAACCATTACGGTGCGCAATACGAAGAATACTGTAAAAAAGTACGAAGATATGTTTAA
- a CDS encoding mechanosensitive ion channel, giving the protein MDFFLNSDFASAIDEFGLVFFGNSLSQWMLSVCLTVMVFLFFFGLKRLFLKKLPNFVKKEESRFGNFFRNMLKACGSWFFLVIAIYFGSKPLQLDNYQRLITDITEVAMFIQIGAWLSIMLSEFLQKWEVKNNQDAASIEIVIFNNFGRFLIWTLVLLLALDNMGVKVVSLMTGLGIGGIAVALAVQKILGDLFASISIMLDKPFEIGDMVVVDEYCGYIEKIGMKTTRMRSVSGEQLILSNSDLLGSRIRNYKRMTERRVTFSFGVTHRTSRENLKAIPEIFKDIIDKQKNARFDRANLQGIGDFSMIYECVYWIESPDMKVFMNVQQNVILDVIDAFAARNISFAHPTQTLFVGGVGNNGNSEKTNEIGKSKNT; this is encoded by the coding sequence ATGGATTTTTTTCTAAATTCTGATTTTGCAAGCGCCATTGACGAATTTGGACTTGTATTTTTTGGAAATTCATTGTCGCAATGGATGCTTTCGGTTTGTCTGACGGTTATGGTGTTTTTATTTTTCTTTGGGTTAAAACGATTGTTTTTGAAGAAATTGCCGAATTTCGTGAAAAAAGAGGAAAGCAGATTCGGTAATTTTTTCCGCAATATGCTGAAAGCCTGCGGTAGCTGGTTTTTTTTAGTAATTGCGATTTACTTCGGTTCAAAACCGTTGCAATTGGACAATTATCAGCGCCTTATAACAGATATAACGGAAGTGGCGATGTTCATTCAAATAGGTGCGTGGTTAAGCATTATGCTTTCGGAGTTTTTGCAAAAATGGGAAGTAAAAAACAATCAGGATGCGGCTTCTATTGAGATTGTAATTTTTAATAATTTCGGACGTTTTTTAATCTGGACTTTGGTTTTGCTGCTCGCTTTGGACAATATGGGTGTAAAAGTAGTGTCGCTTATGACCGGATTGGGTATCGGAGGTATCGCGGTGGCTCTTGCGGTACAAAAAATACTAGGAGATTTGTTCGCTTCGATTTCGATAATGCTTGATAAACCTTTTGAGATAGGCGATATGGTCGTTGTGGATGAATATTGCGGCTATATAGAGAAAATCGGGATGAAAACGACACGAATGCGCAGTGTTTCTGGAGAGCAATTGATTCTTTCAAACAGCGACTTGTTGGGAAGCAGGATTCGCAACTATAAAAGGATGACAGAGCGGCGTGTTACGTTTTCTTTTGGAGTTACGCATAGAACTTCACGGGAAAATTTGAAAGCGATTCCAGAAATATTTAAAGATATTATAGACAAACAAAAGAACGCTCGTTTTGACAGAGCAAACTTGCAGGGAATCGGGGATTTCTCAATGATTTATGAGTGTGTTTATTGGATAGAATCACCGGACATGAAGGTATTTATGAATGTCCAGCAGAATGTAATATTGGATGTTATAGACGCTTTCGCCGCAAGAAATATTTCTTTTGCGCATCCGACGCAGACTTTGTTTGTCGGCGGAGTGGGAAACAACGGCAATTCGGAGAAAACAAATGAGATTGGAAAAAGTAAAAATACATGA